One part of the Vicia villosa cultivar HV-30 ecotype Madison, WI linkage group LG6, Vvil1.0, whole genome shotgun sequence genome encodes these proteins:
- the LOC131609954 gene encoding cationic amino acid transporter 4, vacuolar-like, with the protein MIVNIGNDGVGAEERERAWFSGFRSLIRRKQVDSVHFRSHPQLARKLSAVDLVGIGVGATIGAGVYILIGTVAREQAGPALVLSLLIAGIAAALSAFCYAELACRCPSAGSAYHYTYICIGEGVAWLVGWSLILEYTIGASAVARGITPNLALFFGGLDNLPSFLARHTLPGLGIVVDPCAAVLIMLITILLCLGIKESSTVQSVVTTINVSVMLFIITVGGYLGFKTGWAGYDLPSGYFPYGVNGMFAGSAIVFFSYIGFDSVSSTAEEVKNPQRDLPIGISTALAICCVLYMLVSAVIVGLVPYYALNPDTPISSAFSTYGMEWAVYIITTGAVTALFSSLLGSVLPQPRVFMAMARDGLLPSFFSDIHRRTQIPLKSTIVTGLFAAVLAFFMDVSQLAGMVSVGTLLAFTTVAVSVLIIRYVPPNEVPIPSSLLTCVDPLLNQSSGDIEEETTMSPVDLASYFDNSHLHDKPDVWLEHPLIIKEVAKEERNENTRRKLAAWSISFLCIGILMVTGAASAERCPRFLRIGLFGVGVIVLLCSIVVLACMKQDDTRHSFGHSGGFACPFVPFLPAACILINTYLLIDLGAATWLRVSVWLLIGVLIYLFYGRTHSSLLKAIYVPSARADEIHRSQANHLA; encoded by the exons ATGATTGTGAATATTGGGAATGACGGTGTTGGTGCTGAAGAACGAGAACGAGCATGGTTTAGTGGATTTCGAAGCTTGATTAGGAGAAAGCAAGTTGATTCTGTTCATTTCAGGAGTCATCCGCAATTGGCTAGAAAGTTATCTGCTGTTGATCTTGTTGGAATCG GGGTTGGAGCTACAATAGGAGCTGGAGTTTATATTCTCATTGGAACAGTTGCTAGGGAGCAGGCAGGTCCGGCACTTGTGTTATCACTCTTAATTGCGGGAATAGCTGCTGCACTATCAGCTTTCTGTTATGCGGAACTTGCGTGTCGATGTCCGTCGGCAGGGAGTGCTTATCATTATACCTATATTTGCATTGGAGAAGGGGTTGCTTGGTTGGTAGGTTGGTCCCTGATTCTGGAATATACAATCGGTGCTTCAGCTGTTGCTCGTGGCATAACCCCAAATCTG GCCTTGTTTTTTGGTGGTCTAGACAACCTACCTTCTTTTCTGGCTCGTCATACCTTACCAGGTCTTGGAATAGTGGTTGATCCCTGTGCAGCTGTATTAATTATGCTTATTACCATCCTCTTGTGCCTTGGAATCAAGGAG AGTTCAACGGTACAATCCGTTGTGACAACCATAAATGTGTCTGTCATGCTATTCATCATTACAGTTGGTGGATATCTAGGTTTCAAAACCGGATGGGCTGGTTATGATCTCCCGAGCGG GTATTTTCCTTACGGAGTGAATGGGATGTTTGCTGGGTCTGCAATAGTTTTCTTTTCATACATTGGTTTTGATTCAGTTTCCAGTACAGCTGAGGAG GTCAAAAATCCTCAACGAGATTTGCCAATCGGCATATCAACTGCATTAGCTATATGTTGCGTTCTGTATATGCTTGTATCAGCAGTTATTGTTGGCTTAGTACCGTATTATGCATTGAACCCTGACACCCCAATCTCCTCGGCATTTTCTACATATGGGATGGAATGGGCAGT GTATATAATAACAACTGGAGCTGTCACTGCTCTTTTTTCCAGTTTGTTAGGATCAGTTCTTCCTCAG CCACGGGTCTTTATGGCAATGGCTAGGGATGGTCTGCTTCCCTCTTTCTTCTCAGATATCCATAGGCGCACACAGATTCCTTTGAAAAGCACTATTGTCACTGGTCTTTTTGCTGCTGTTCTTGCATTCTTTATGGATGTTTCACAGTTAGCAGGAATG GTTAGTGTGGGAACATTGCTTGCATTTACCACAGTTGCAGTTTCAGTTTTGATAATCAGATATGTTCCACCTAATGAAGTTCCAATTCCATCTTCACTTTTAACATGTGTTGATCCATTATTGAACCAATCTAGCGGTGATATTGAAGAAGAAACGACCATGAGTCCCGTAGATCTTGCTAGTTATTTTGATAATAGTCACCTACATGACAAGCCAGACGTCTGGCTTGAACATCCTTTAATCATAAAAGAAGTGGCCAAAG AGGAACGGAATGAGAATACTAGGAGAAAACTTGCCGCTTGGAGCATATCCTTTCTATGTATAGGGATTCTCATGGTAACTGGTGCAGCTTCAGCCGAAAGGTGTCCCAG GTTTTTGCGCATAGGGTTGTTTGGAGTGGGCGTAATTGTCCTTTTGTGCAGCATAGTTGTACTGGCTTGCATGAAGCAAGATGATACCAGACACAGCTTTGGACACTCAGGAG GCTTTGCTTGTCCATTTGTTCCATTCCTACCCGCTGCCTGCATTCTTATAAACACCTACTTACTAATTGATCTTGG GGCTGCTACATGGCTAAGAGTTTCCGTGTGGCTTTTAATCGGAGTACTTATATACTTGTTCTATGGACGAACTCACAGTTCATTGTTAAAAGCAATCTATGTTCCCTCGGCTCGTGCTGACGAGATCCATCGATCTCAAGCAAATCATTTAGCCTAG